A genomic segment from Desulfurispirillum indicum S5 encodes:
- a CDS encoding EAL and HDOD domain-containing protein yields MHKIYIGRQPILDADNQIVAYELFFRHGKANFTVYEDSVQASARTLVNFLMNFGINNLIGDKLGFVNIDDRFLMTDAIEALPQDRIVFEILEHSTISDELVERVRDLSFKGYRFALDEVIFEREYLTRFKNLVDKVEFIKVDFSLNSPRRLVRMAHTYRQFYTTLIIEKMENRRDVELCRKLGFSLFQGYYFAHTEVIEGHAYEPSKLTVLKTIQLLNSETSTSQEIESELKFCPELSVNLLKYINSGAFYLRSNIASLHHAITLMGRIKLQNWLLLLCYSDPQNGGLRGPVFESAIFRAKLMEEIAAHLYGSASAEKDQSFLVGILSLVDVIFQMDKTEIISSLKLSEVVSEAVLHYEGRIGTMLQLVEAMEKQTTDTVEGYAAGLGLDLDALENMRINTYEFLQNFIRTLER; encoded by the coding sequence ATGCACAAGATATATATCGGAAGACAACCCATATTGGATGCCGATAACCAGATTGTTGCCTATGAGTTGTTTTTCCGCCATGGAAAAGCCAACTTTACGGTGTATGAAGATTCTGTTCAGGCCTCTGCGCGAACCCTGGTGAATTTTCTCATGAATTTCGGGATCAACAACCTCATCGGCGATAAGCTTGGCTTTGTCAACATCGATGATCGTTTTCTGATGACCGATGCCATTGAAGCTCTGCCCCAGGACCGGATTGTCTTTGAAATCCTTGAACACAGCACTATTTCCGATGAGCTGGTGGAGCGGGTGCGCGACCTGTCATTCAAGGGATACCGTTTTGCCCTGGATGAGGTGATATTCGAGCGGGAGTACCTGACCCGCTTCAAGAACCTGGTGGACAAGGTGGAGTTTATCAAGGTGGACTTCAGCCTGAACAGCCCGCGTCGACTGGTGCGCATGGCCCACACCTACCGGCAGTTCTACACCACGCTGATTATCGAGAAAATGGAAAATCGCCGCGATGTGGAACTGTGCCGCAAGCTGGGATTCTCGCTTTTCCAGGGCTATTACTTCGCCCATACCGAAGTCATTGAAGGCCATGCCTACGAGCCCTCGAAACTGACAGTGCTGAAAACCATTCAGCTGCTGAATTCGGAAACCAGCACGTCCCAGGAAATCGAAAGCGAGCTGAAATTCTGCCCGGAACTCAGCGTCAATCTCCTCAAATACATCAACTCCGGTGCCTTCTACCTGCGCAGCAATATTGCCTCCCTGCACCATGCCATCACCCTGATGGGGCGCATCAAGCTCCAGAACTGGCTGCTCCTGCTCTGCTACTCTGATCCCCAGAATGGTGGACTGCGCGGGCCAGTCTTTGAGTCGGCCATCTTTCGCGCCAAGCTGATGGAGGAAATTGCAGCCCATCTGTACGGCTCCGCCAGTGCCGAAAAAGATCAGAGCTTTCTGGTGGGCATTCTCTCCCTGGTGGACGTGATCTTCCAGATGGACAAAACTGAAATCATCAGCAGCCTGAAACTCAGTGAAGTGGTGTCGGAGGCCGTGCTTCATTATGAGGGGCGTATCGGCACCATGCTGCAGCTGGTAGAGGCCATGGAAAAGCAGACCACGGATACCGTGGAAGGCTATGCCGCCGGGCTTGGTCTTGACCTTGATGCGCTGGAGAATATGCGCATCAA
- a CDS encoding LexA family transcriptional regulator, whose translation MVPFNGAWSRIQQLTGLSTQAELADALGINPASVSGAKKRGFFPLEWMLKIALDYQVSMDALIGISEHGQMVGVSAFQAKTAAILSGKPSREENELLYEYEHSPIDDRTLETVVSPHSKDQLLQAIGFSTETMAIVRAHCDSMEPTIRKGDLMVVDRSCTAIETNGIYVFQAKQNLIIKRVELLLNGFLRFFSDNPAYPSERVHPEQLSAEDIFGLVVWKGGRI comes from the coding sequence ATGGTTCCCTTTAACGGTGCATGGAGCAGAATACAGCAGCTGACCGGCTTGTCCACCCAGGCAGAGCTGGCGGATGCCTTGGGAATTAACCCGGCCTCGGTTTCCGGGGCCAAGAAACGGGGATTTTTTCCTCTGGAGTGGATGCTGAAGATCGCGCTGGATTATCAGGTCAGCATGGATGCGCTTATCGGTATCTCTGAACACGGGCAGATGGTGGGAGTATCTGCTTTTCAGGCAAAAACAGCGGCAATTCTTTCTGGTAAGCCCTCCCGCGAAGAGAATGAACTGCTTTATGAATATGAGCACAGCCCGATTGATGACAGAACCCTTGAGACAGTTGTGTCTCCCCACAGCAAGGATCAGCTGCTGCAGGCCATAGGGTTTTCAACAGAGACCATGGCCATCGTGCGCGCCCATTGTGACAGCATGGAACCGACTATACGCAAAGGGGATCTGATGGTCGTGGACAGGAGCTGTACCGCTATTGAAACCAATGGTATTTATGTTTTTCAGGCGAAACAGAACCTGATCATTAAAAGAGTAGAGCTCCTGTTGAATGGATTTTTACGCTTTTTCAGCGATAACCCGGCCTATCCCTCCGAGAGGGTGCATCCAGAGCAGCTGTCTGCTGAAGATATCTTTGGTCTGGTGGTGTGGAAAGGCGGACGTATCTGA